The following proteins come from a genomic window of Erwinia billingiae Eb661:
- a CDS encoding (S)-acetoin forming diacetyl reductase, with the protein MNKVAFVTGAGQGIGAAIALRLAKDGFAVAIADYNIETARQIADKIIHSGGKAVALQVDVTQRDKVFSAVEEARHILGDLNVIVNNAGIAPSTPITDITEEIFDKVYNVNVKGVIWGMQAAINAFCAEKHGGKIINACSQAGHVGNPELAVYSSSKFAVRGLTQTAAKDLASKGITVNAFCPGIVKTPMWESIDKQISQTAGKAAGFGTQEFSKRITLGRLSEPEDVAACVSFLAGPDSDYMTGQSLLIDGGMVFN; encoded by the coding sequence ATGAACAAAGTTGCATTTGTAACGGGAGCCGGTCAAGGCATCGGCGCTGCCATTGCTTTACGTCTGGCAAAGGATGGTTTTGCGGTAGCCATTGCGGACTATAACATTGAAACAGCGCGGCAGATCGCGGATAAAATTATCCATTCGGGAGGAAAGGCTGTCGCGCTGCAGGTTGATGTGACCCAACGCGATAAGGTTTTCAGTGCCGTTGAAGAAGCACGCCATATCCTGGGGGATCTGAATGTCATCGTCAATAACGCAGGCATTGCGCCTTCAACACCGATTACCGATATCACGGAGGAAATTTTTGATAAGGTTTACAACGTAAACGTTAAGGGCGTTATTTGGGGGATGCAGGCGGCTATTAATGCCTTTTGCGCGGAAAAGCACGGAGGAAAAATCATTAATGCCTGCTCTCAGGCAGGGCATGTTGGCAATCCTGAACTGGCCGTATATAGCTCCAGCAAGTTCGCCGTTCGGGGGCTTACACAAACTGCGGCAAAGGACCTTGCTTCCAAAGGCATAACGGTAAATGCTTTTTGTCCGGGTATTGTTAAAACCCCCATGTGGGAATCAATCGACAAACAAATTTCCCAAACAGCGGGTAAAGCTGCAGGCTTTGGCACGCAAGAGTTTTCGAAACGTATCACCCTAGGGAGGTTATCAGAACCTGAAGATGTGGCAGCATGCGTCTCATTTCTGGCGGGGCCAGACTCCGATTATATGACCGGTCAGTCACTACTGATCGACGGTGGTATGGTCTTCAACTGA
- a CDS encoding sensor domain-containing diguanylate cyclase: MLINLSGDEEQRLKAVAVLRTPDECRDEILNDFVALTAQSLGVTGSFISVLDDRHQFITVSRNFTLRQTSREESFCRHVVDSGQTIVVQDTHKDARFSSHPLVLGEPFIRFYAGAPLRTSEGVLLGTLCVTDTSPHRFSSRKSEMLEILAGLVMTFLETWHSAGFTDPVTGLPNRQSLLREMQRRAATDAKNRLRLVILDCIDMQKIYELARSMGMLPVESLLRDVGMLLRLRLRLPPGDMLYTVATGRYAVLTEEAQQLTASSFSTQLEDVTALIEEGIAVDLTIHAGEACFALSEVSAQEGLRRAVSALHEAISSGSRVLSFDALTDGRRNGEFRLMHDLAAALRDEPGLYLVYQPKKSLITGKLTGVEALVRWRHPTRGELSPDAFLPAAARTRLHASLADWVIRNVSSQLVQWQAAGISVPVSVNLSESDFTRKGFADTLHSDVLKAGLTPDLIEIECLETEKIAEKEGAVSALIALRERGFKIALDDFGAGYSNVSYLYRMPLDVIKLDRVLVRGIVTDKRSRIIATNVIRMLKELEYTVVAEGVEDRATEEILTAAGCDQIQGYYFSRPLPAKDISSLLSRSFIKK; the protein is encoded by the coding sequence ATGCTTATAAACCTGAGCGGCGATGAGGAACAGCGCCTTAAAGCAGTTGCTGTGCTGAGGACCCCAGATGAATGTCGGGATGAAATTTTAAACGATTTTGTGGCCCTCACCGCACAGTCACTCGGCGTAACAGGCAGTTTTATTTCTGTGCTCGACGACAGGCATCAGTTTATTACGGTGTCCCGAAACTTCACATTACGGCAGACAAGCCGTGAAGAATCTTTCTGCCGGCATGTTGTGGATAGTGGCCAAACGATAGTCGTCCAGGACACACATAAAGACGCACGTTTTTCATCACATCCGCTTGTACTGGGTGAGCCCTTCATACGGTTTTATGCCGGCGCACCGCTGCGGACTTCTGAAGGGGTGTTGCTCGGTACGCTGTGTGTCACTGATACCAGCCCTCACCGCTTTTCATCACGCAAAAGTGAAATGCTCGAGATTCTGGCCGGACTGGTGATGACATTTCTGGAGACATGGCACTCCGCAGGATTTACCGATCCCGTAACGGGGTTGCCAAACCGTCAGTCGCTGCTAAGGGAAATGCAGCGCAGAGCCGCCACGGATGCAAAAAACCGACTGCGGCTGGTGATACTGGACTGTATTGATATGCAGAAAATCTACGAGCTTGCCCGCTCAATGGGCATGTTACCGGTTGAATCTCTTCTGCGTGATGTGGGCATGCTCCTGCGTCTTCGGCTCAGGCTGCCTCCTGGTGATATGTTATATACTGTCGCAACAGGGCGCTATGCCGTGCTTACAGAAGAGGCCCAGCAGCTTACAGCCTCTTCTTTCAGCACTCAGCTGGAAGACGTTACGGCCCTCATCGAGGAAGGGATTGCTGTGGACCTGACCATACACGCAGGAGAGGCATGCTTTGCACTTTCCGAGGTCTCTGCACAGGAAGGTCTTCGTCGCGCTGTCAGCGCCCTGCACGAAGCCATTTCCTCCGGCAGCCGCGTGCTGAGTTTTGACGCACTGACCGATGGCCGTCGTAATGGCGAATTCCGTTTAATGCATGATCTCGCAGCTGCCCTGCGGGATGAACCCGGGCTGTATCTGGTTTATCAACCTAAAAAATCCCTGATTACGGGGAAACTAACCGGAGTTGAAGCGCTTGTCCGCTGGCGTCATCCAACGCGCGGCGAGCTATCGCCTGATGCTTTTCTTCCGGCTGCTGCCCGCACCCGCCTGCATGCTTCGCTTGCTGACTGGGTGATCCGGAACGTATCGTCACAACTGGTGCAATGGCAGGCGGCGGGTATTAGCGTGCCGGTTTCGGTAAACCTCAGCGAAAGTGATTTCACCAGAAAAGGATTTGCTGATACTTTGCACAGCGACGTGCTGAAGGCCGGCCTGACGCCAGACCTCATTGAAATTGAATGCCTTGAAACAGAAAAAATAGCCGAAAAAGAAGGTGCTGTGTCAGCGCTGATAGCCCTGCGCGAGCGGGGGTTTAAAATTGCACTTGATGATTTCGGCGCGGGATACAGTAATGTCAGCTACCTCTACCGGATGCCACTGGACGTTATTAAGCTCGATCGCGTGCTGGTCAGGGGAATAGTCACAGACAAAAGAAGCCGTATCATTGCAACAAATGTCATCAGGATGCTTAAGGAGCTTGAATACACGGTAGTAGCTGAAGGGGTGGAAGACAGGGCAACTGAAGAGATCCTTACCGCCGCAGGATGTGATCAGATACAGGGATATTATTTTTCGCGTCCGTTGCCAGCAAAAGATATATCAAGCCTGTTATCGCGAAGCTTCATAAAAAAGTAA
- a CDS encoding carbon-nitrogen hydrolase family protein has translation MNKPVTVACVQAAPVFMNLEGTIDKTIALISEAAQKGAELIAFPETWIPGYPWFLWLNSPAINMPLVYQYHQNSLVLDSAQAKRIAAAAQQNNIVVVLGFSERDHGSLYISQWLIGSDGETIGIRRKLKATHVERTLFGEGDGSSLTTWETPLGNVGALCCWEHLQPLSRYAMYSQHEEIHIAAWPSFSLYTSATAALGPEVNTAASRLYAAEGQCFVIAPCAVVSDEMIDFLCPDDDRRALLSAGGGHARIYGPDGRELVTPLGENEEGLLIAELDSAAITFAKLAADPIGHYSRPDVTRLLFNPSSNKTVIKRYSPPELIAEQAGQEEEE, from the coding sequence ATGAACAAACCGGTTACCGTTGCCTGCGTTCAGGCCGCCCCTGTTTTTATGAATCTTGAAGGAACCATAGACAAAACGATCGCCCTCATATCAGAAGCCGCACAGAAAGGCGCGGAGCTCATCGCTTTTCCTGAGACCTGGATACCCGGTTATCCGTGGTTCTTATGGCTTAACTCGCCCGCCATTAATATGCCCCTGGTTTATCAGTATCATCAGAACTCCCTCGTGCTGGACAGTGCTCAGGCGAAGCGAATTGCGGCTGCGGCGCAGCAGAATAATATCGTTGTGGTTCTGGGCTTCAGCGAGCGCGATCATGGCAGCCTCTATATCTCACAATGGCTGATTGGAAGCGACGGGGAGACCATTGGAATCCGGCGCAAGCTTAAGGCTACGCACGTGGAGCGTACGCTGTTCGGCGAAGGCGACGGTTCCTCCCTGACTACCTGGGAGACACCGTTGGGGAACGTTGGAGCCCTCTGCTGCTGGGAGCATCTGCAGCCACTGTCCCGTTATGCGATGTATTCCCAGCATGAGGAAATACATATCGCCGCCTGGCCCAGTTTCAGTCTTTACACCAGCGCAACGGCTGCGCTGGGGCCCGAGGTCAACACGGCTGCTTCTCGCCTGTATGCCGCAGAGGGACAATGCTTCGTGATAGCCCCGTGTGCCGTGGTTTCTGATGAGATGATTGATTTCCTTTGTCCAGATGATGACCGTAGGGCGTTACTCAGTGCCGGGGGGGGACATGCCCGTATTTACGGCCCGGACGGAAGAGAACTCGTCACACCTCTCGGGGAGAATGAGGAAGGACTGCTTATCGCTGAGCTCGACTCTGCTGCGATTACTTTTGCCAAACTTGCGGCTGACCCGATAGGCCACTATTCACGTCCTGACGTGACCCGCCTCCTTTTTAATCCTTCATCCAACAAGACTGTGATTAAACGGTATTCGCCTCCAGAGCTAATTGCCGAACAGGCTGGACAAGAAGAGGAGGAGTAG
- a CDS encoding PAS domain-containing protein, producing MAGILDQGCTGSISPKIFAYAGIKDAGRVPITFCATLPLLFFAGKNMFRKLLKKRPEAERPLDPLTPAVTCETLPEVESDIDGMLLSVPELMREGVWVMEGPDFSGNSIIKLSPRARNLLGMALGTPHDQSSLTSLMSNEDKEAFRLYIRRVVSNISDEGHTLLCRLNTGGHKSEWFSIRAKHDSRGNTPNVTGTLEKIDDQVEQAHRFDIVSTRFDLSREMLNDGLWDLDILNGDPMNPRNVFWWSPQFRKLLGFETVEEFPDVMESWSSRLHPEDKQNALDSFVKHLLDRSGQTGFDI from the coding sequence GTGGCAGGGATTTTGGATCAGGGTTGCACCGGGAGTATATCCCCAAAGATCTTTGCATATGCAGGTATAAAAGATGCAGGCCGCGTGCCGATAACATTCTGCGCAACTTTGCCATTATTATTTTTTGCCGGGAAAAATATGTTTCGTAAATTATTAAAAAAACGACCTGAAGCCGAAAGACCATTGGATCCGCTCACGCCGGCTGTTACCTGTGAAACGTTACCAGAAGTTGAAAGTGACATTGACGGCATGCTGCTTTCCGTTCCAGAACTTATGCGCGAAGGAGTATGGGTTATGGAGGGACCTGATTTCTCCGGCAACAGCATTATTAAGCTGTCGCCCAGAGCCCGGAATCTGCTTGGGATGGCCCTGGGTACTCCTCACGACCAGTCTTCTCTGACGTCTCTCATGAGTAATGAAGATAAAGAGGCCTTCCGGCTATACATCCGCCGAGTTGTCAGCAATATCAGTGATGAAGGGCATACTTTATTATGCCGGCTCAACACCGGTGGCCATAAGAGTGAGTGGTTCAGCATCAGAGCTAAGCATGATTCACGCGGCAATACGCCTAATGTCACCGGTACTCTGGAAAAAATCGACGATCAGGTTGAGCAGGCCCATCGTTTTGACATTGTGTCCACGCGTTTTGACCTGTCCCGTGAAATGCTCAACGATGGACTCTGGGATCTCGATATACTAAACGGCGACCCCATGAATCCACGTAATGTATTCTGGTGGTCTCCTCAGTTCAGAAAACTGCTGGGGTTTGAGACGGTGGAAGAGTTTCCTGACGTGATGGAAAGCTGGTCTTCCAGACTGCACCCGGAGGATAAACAGAATGCACTCGACTCCTTTGTAAAACATCTGCTGGACCGAAGCGGTCAAACGGGATTTGATATTTAA
- a CDS encoding putative bifunctional diguanylate cyclase/phosphodiesterase: MTKRTHILQFRLGLLLLLSLISVASLAALWEFQLEGRVLPALGIPYDGRFEDAERWRFIITSTTFATLSLAIPGLVIRRLVVSLSQGYQAILDARQEAFRLARHDELTGLYNRRIFIEKLTFWLTGESPTAAVMIINLDRFKPINDTYGHAGGDDALCEIAGRLRRFSNKDITVARTGGDEFAVLISGVIGRDELAALGARICTSLSQPLMSLPHPLSAGVSIGIALFPDDAETADALLRCADTAMYHTKSTERGTFCFYDLSFGEAVRSREQFEREIRSAVLNNEFVPWFQPVISLHSGKISGFEILARWHHPARGLLMPADFISDVDRTGCMPAMTESLLRQACRHFRDRYTDMTLALNIPASMAEDLTLPETIQRLLREEGLPLSRLEIEITEDTLIANMASARINLDKFRAMGVTVSLDDFGTGYSGLYHLTQLSIDKIKIDRSFIALKTSRKNQMVDAILAMGKSLEMQITAEGIEQMEAARWLSAHGCDFAQGWLFGMPVPADEISGLFTGKALQEFGATLKGHIPLSGDNLPSLSS; the protein is encoded by the coding sequence GTGACAAAACGCACTCACATACTGCAGTTCAGGCTGGGCCTGCTGCTGCTTCTCTCTCTCATAAGCGTTGCGTCCCTTGCGGCCCTCTGGGAGTTTCAACTTGAAGGGAGAGTGCTTCCGGCACTTGGTATCCCCTATGATGGTCGCTTCGAGGACGCCGAACGCTGGCGTTTTATCATTACCTCAACCACATTTGCCACGCTCTCACTGGCAATACCCGGGCTGGTCATCCGACGCCTGGTCGTCTCGCTGAGTCAGGGCTACCAGGCAATTCTCGATGCGCGACAGGAAGCATTTCGCCTTGCACGTCACGATGAACTGACCGGACTTTATAACCGACGCATTTTTATTGAAAAGCTGACGTTTTGGCTGACAGGGGAAAGTCCCACTGCGGCTGTCATGATTATCAATCTTGACAGATTTAAGCCCATCAATGATACCTATGGTCACGCGGGGGGCGACGATGCTCTTTGCGAGATAGCAGGCAGGCTCCGTCGATTCAGCAATAAGGATATTACGGTTGCGCGCACCGGCGGCGATGAATTCGCGGTGCTCATCTCGGGCGTGATTGGACGTGATGAGCTGGCCGCGCTGGGGGCCCGCATCTGTACCTCACTCTCACAGCCGCTGATGTCACTGCCGCATCCTCTTTCAGCCGGAGTCAGCATCGGGATCGCGCTTTTCCCGGACGATGCCGAAACGGCCGACGCGCTGCTGCGTTGTGCTGACACTGCTATGTACCATACGAAAAGCACGGAGCGGGGCACCTTTTGCTTCTATGATCTCTCTTTCGGGGAGGCTGTACGTAGCAGAGAACAGTTTGAGCGGGAAATTCGCAGCGCCGTGCTTAACAACGAGTTTGTCCCCTGGTTCCAGCCTGTCATCAGCCTTCACAGCGGAAAGATATCAGGATTTGAGATTCTGGCTCGCTGGCATCATCCGGCGCGCGGCTTACTGATGCCTGCCGATTTCATCAGTGATGTGGACCGCACCGGCTGTATGCCTGCTATGACGGAATCCCTACTTCGCCAGGCATGCCGGCACTTTCGCGATCGCTATACGGACATGACTCTTGCATTAAATATCCCTGCTTCCATGGCAGAAGACCTGACGCTGCCGGAAACCATCCAGCGCCTGCTCCGGGAAGAAGGCCTGCCGCTGTCGCGGCTCGAGATTGAAATTACCGAAGATACGCTTATCGCGAACATGGCCAGCGCCAGAATAAACCTGGATAAATTCAGGGCCATGGGCGTCACCGTGTCGCTTGATGACTTCGGCACCGGTTACTCCGGCCTCTATCACCTGACACAGCTGTCGATTGACAAGATTAAGATTGATCGTTCCTTCATAGCCCTTAAAACGTCCAGGAAAAACCAGATGGTGGATGCGATCCTGGCCATGGGAAAAAGTCTGGAGATGCAGATAACGGCCGAGGGAATAGAACAGATGGAGGCGGCACGCTGGTTGTCGGCGCACGGCTGTGACTTTGCGCAGGGCTGGCTTTTTGGTATGCCTGTCCCTGCAGACGAGATATCCGGACTTTTTACGGGTAAAGCTCTTCAGGAATTCGGCGCCACCCTAAAGGGCCATATCCCTCTTTCAGGCGACAATCTGCCTTCACTGTCCAGTTGA
- a CDS encoding EAL domain-containing protein — MSYDAGASQEHRFNLLNLLKAPDESRDEILTQFVRLTAQKLGIPGSFVSVVDDEQQTVMASLNFSLKVSTRENAFCRHVVDSDEPMVVQDTLLDPRFISHPLTTGAPYIRFYAGVPLRDIDGFVPGTLCVTDTRPHAFSAGQIHSLTLLSTMVMSFLRAWYSAGLTDAVTGLPDRQQLVRDLQVAAADERKPTRRLVLIDCLDMSRARELVRSLGAPAVEGLLQDIATLIPLRLRPGPGEKLYSFSAGRFALLAQDEGRLSAGRISTLLHGISAHLGDNISLELSPVTGETHFNPGAGSAREVVAQALSALTDATIRGIPAARFDLPLTEDLPRFVSESDELIAVMRSGRGLTLLYQPRLCMEKGLPVGLEAHVEWDNPRFGCLGPGKLGEIGISSAALSQLTDWTLNQVITQLKQWHNTCITLPVSVFVSDEDIARSGFAKDLKRRMKKARLSPALLQIECLTPDAIPGSPAALEGISRLRQYGFVTTLDDLSMTSGNQTYLLRPPPAVVSLTHELKASLSADAASRIMVRGIIRMLESQDYRVITSLDEDTDGSDAVNGFFYARSLPAAAVQSWLYWKLRDNCNQCR, encoded by the coding sequence ATGTCATATGATGCAGGTGCCAGTCAAGAGCACCGTTTCAACCTGCTTAATCTGCTGAAAGCCCCTGACGAAAGCCGGGATGAAATTCTGACGCAGTTTGTCAGGCTGACTGCTCAAAAACTAGGCATCCCAGGTAGCTTTGTCTCTGTGGTAGATGATGAGCAACAGACCGTTATGGCTTCCCTGAATTTCAGCCTCAAGGTCTCAACACGCGAAAATGCCTTTTGCCGGCACGTCGTCGATAGTGATGAACCCATGGTGGTACAGGACACTTTACTTGACCCCCGTTTTATCTCACATCCGCTGACAACCGGTGCACCATACATACGCTTTTATGCTGGAGTACCGCTCAGGGATATAGATGGTTTTGTTCCGGGAACACTTTGTGTAACTGACACACGCCCCCACGCCTTCTCTGCCGGGCAGATACATAGCTTAACTCTCCTGTCCACCATGGTTATGTCCTTTCTGAGGGCCTGGTATTCCGCGGGGCTCACTGATGCGGTGACAGGGCTGCCTGACAGGCAGCAGCTGGTACGTGATTTACAGGTAGCTGCAGCAGATGAAAGAAAACCTACCCGGCGTCTGGTGCTTATCGACTGTCTGGATATGTCGCGTGCCCGTGAGCTGGTGCGTTCCCTCGGGGCTCCTGCAGTTGAAGGGTTGCTTCAGGATATCGCCACGCTTATTCCCCTGAGGCTCAGACCCGGTCCCGGGGAAAAACTTTATTCCTTCTCTGCAGGACGTTTTGCACTGCTTGCGCAGGATGAGGGCCGGCTGAGTGCAGGGCGTATATCGACTCTCCTGCACGGCATCAGCGCGCATCTCGGGGACAATATTTCGTTGGAATTGTCGCCGGTAACGGGCGAGACCCATTTTAACCCCGGCGCGGGCTCTGCGCGTGAGGTCGTTGCTCAGGCTTTATCAGCCCTGACAGACGCAACTATCCGGGGAATTCCTGCCGCTCGTTTTGATCTCCCGCTTACGGAAGATTTGCCCCGGTTTGTATCTGAGTCGGATGAACTTATCGCCGTAATGCGTTCGGGGCGGGGGCTGACGCTCTTATACCAGCCCAGATTATGTATGGAAAAAGGATTACCCGTTGGGCTTGAAGCTCACGTGGAATGGGACAACCCCCGGTTCGGGTGTCTGGGCCCCGGTAAGCTTGGTGAAATTGGCATCTCTTCCGCTGCCCTTTCACAGCTGACAGACTGGACCCTGAATCAGGTAATTACACAGCTGAAACAATGGCACAATACCTGTATCACTCTGCCTGTTTCAGTATTCGTTTCTGACGAGGATATTGCCCGGAGTGGATTTGCAAAAGATTTAAAGCGCAGAATGAAAAAAGCCCGCCTTTCACCAGCCTTGCTTCAGATTGAATGCCTCACGCCTGATGCGATCCCGGGCAGTCCCGCAGCATTAGAGGGTATCAGCAGACTCAGGCAGTACGGGTTCGTTACTACGTTGGATGACCTGAGCATGACCTCCGGTAATCAGACTTATCTTTTACGCCCCCCGCCAGCGGTCGTGAGCCTCACACATGAACTCAAAGCGTCGCTTTCGGCTGATGCTGCTTCACGTATTATGGTCCGTGGCATTATCAGAATGCTGGAGAGTCAGGACTATCGGGTCATCACTTCTTTGGATGAAGATACAGATGGAAGTGATGCAGTGAACGGCTTTTTTTATGCCCGTTCTCTGCCGGCAGCAGCCGTGCAGAGCTGGCTGTACTGGAAATTACGCGATAACTGTAACCAATGCAGGTAG
- a CDS encoding XRE family transcriptional regulator, protein MRTLDDLMADLTPEELTQVNNKVAEMRLDSQLYKLREALAKTQKQQAKAMGIAQPSVAAIEGRGEDLKIATLKRYVEALGGQLTIGVNMPGGEHVDFTL, encoded by the coding sequence ATGAGGACGCTTGATGATCTGATGGCTGATTTAACACCCGAGGAGCTGACTCAGGTGAACAATAAAGTTGCAGAAATGCGGCTTGATTCTCAGCTGTATAAACTTCGAGAGGCGCTGGCTAAAACGCAAAAGCAGCAGGCAAAAGCCATGGGGATCGCACAACCTTCCGTTGCGGCTATTGAGGGGCGCGGTGAAGACCTGAAAATTGCGACGCTCAAGCGATATGTTGAAGCGCTGGGTGGCCAGCTTACTATCGGTGTAAATATGCCCGGCGGTGAGCACGTGGATTTTACGCTTTAA
- a CDS encoding spermidine synthase yields MALLGDFFKGSSLRPTEIIVLKVTDEYGDIIVADYDDYRVLRFEGINEQSKMLKSNVKLPVHNYIKSMLMAVAFTITDNVLVLGLGGGALVRTLNFLDKEIEIDVVELRKDVLSVARKCFSLPVSENISYHIEDAKRHLKKSIKHYDVIFSDLYSAFYMDPFQETESFLITCRERMNYNGWLVINYHEIPRRESPLHRSLIKIFGEVLFCRVPSGNVIIFAAKIKSDFPIAERRIQAERLLDKLGMDLYFLSKNIAPFP; encoded by the coding sequence ATGGCATTGCTTGGCGATTTTTTTAAAGGCTCATCTCTCCGCCCCACGGAGATTATAGTTTTGAAGGTGACGGATGAATATGGAGACATCATCGTTGCTGATTATGATGATTACAGGGTCCTTCGTTTTGAAGGGATAAATGAGCAAAGCAAAATGCTTAAAAGTAATGTTAAATTGCCAGTGCATAATTACATTAAATCCATGTTAATGGCCGTAGCTTTCACGATCACGGATAATGTCTTAGTTTTGGGGCTTGGAGGTGGAGCGCTCGTGAGGACATTAAATTTCCTTGATAAGGAAATAGAGATAGATGTCGTGGAACTAAGAAAAGATGTACTTTCAGTAGCACGTAAGTGTTTCTCTTTACCCGTTTCAGAAAATATATCTTATCACATCGAAGATGCGAAAAGGCACCTGAAAAAAAGTATAAAGCATTACGATGTGATTTTCTCGGATCTTTATTCTGCTTTTTACATGGATCCATTTCAGGAGACGGAAAGCTTCCTGATAACCTGCAGGGAAAGAATGAATTATAACGGCTGGCTTGTAATAAATTATCACGAAATCCCAAGAAGAGAAAGTCCACTACATCGTTCTCTCATTAAAATTTTTGGAGAAGTGCTTTTCTGTCGAGTGCCCAGTGGAAATGTTATTATATTTGCGGCAAAAATAAAGAGTGATTTCCCCATTGCTGAACGAAGGATTCAGGCTGAGCGGTTACTGGATAAACTGGGAATGGATCTGTATTTTTTGTCAAAAAACATCGCCCCCTTCCCCTGA
- a CDS encoding methyl-accepting chemotaxis protein — protein MIHQRNEVQRREQTTRTADEIAELVAENGDIAAQIKIISLNASIEAARAGVHGRGFSVIASAIRVLAERTADITGQISRLQMRIRNSSGDSD, from the coding sequence ATGATTCATCAGCGGAATGAGGTACAACGCAGGGAGCAGACAACCAGAACGGCTGATGAGATTGCAGAACTGGTAGCTGAAAATGGAGATATTGCTGCCCAGATCAAAATAATTTCCCTGAATGCAAGTATTGAGGCTGCAAGAGCGGGTGTACACGGGAGGGGCTTTTCTGTTATAGCCAGTGCGATAAGGGTATTAGCAGAAAGAACGGCGGATATCACTGGTCAAATATCCCGTTTGCAGATGCGTATCAGAAACTCATCCGGCGATAGCGATTAG
- a CDS encoding helix-turn-helix domain-containing protein, translating into MLIPVVVKDNVRELRIAAGLTQAQAAEIFGFSLRIWQTKEITGAEASLLRQKEYEFLLLLAGRHPHFTLSARSQTKGH; encoded by the coding sequence TTGTTAATACCCGTGGTTGTAAAGGACAATGTTCGTGAGCTTCGTATCGCTGCAGGGCTTACGCAAGCACAGGCTGCTGAGATTTTTGGTTTCAGCCTGCGTATCTGGCAAACCAAAGAGATAACAGGGGCTGAGGCAAGCCTTCTGCGCCAGAAAGAGTACGAATTTCTACTTCTGCTGGCGGGGAGACATCCTCATTTTACATTATCTGCTCGCAGCCAGACGAAAGGTCATTGA
- a CDS encoding AraC-like ligand-binding domain-containing protein — MNTYNTADVLYDDRSEYWRHAISRTFVPLESTFSGDDRYGIIRCGNWGDLRVSEVSCSAQDVIRCRRGADNHPDNAMLLSFISQGKTSVIQAGNHASLGQGEFGLYDTRFPYELHLHGETRQHVVQIPIEHLRQELGKTEHLVAYSFGKTHSLTPFLHVLLNNLMAQPEDIQSHHTSVLYRQLLELLTVIVSDECKAKRSPRSSAGLLLQIKIMIEQQLSDTTLSVSRIAESFSISPRYLSMLLKSDGTTFGRYVLTQRLNKASLALKSPVYSDIPISQIAWKYGFNDMAYFSRVFRAKFSYSPTEYRHQAGNT; from the coding sequence ATGAACACCTATAACACTGCTGATGTTTTGTATGATGACCGGAGTGAATACTGGCGTCATGCCATCAGCCGCACGTTTGTTCCGCTGGAAAGTACTTTTTCCGGAGACGATCGGTACGGCATTATCAGATGCGGAAACTGGGGTGACCTGCGGGTTTCAGAAGTCAGCTGCAGTGCTCAGGACGTCATAAGATGTCGAAGAGGGGCTGATAATCATCCTGATAATGCTATGCTGCTGAGTTTCATCAGTCAGGGTAAAACCTCCGTGATTCAGGCGGGGAACCATGCCAGTCTTGGTCAGGGTGAATTCGGGCTTTATGACACACGCTTTCCCTACGAACTGCACCTTCATGGTGAAACGCGCCAGCATGTGGTGCAGATACCCATAGAGCATCTGAGACAGGAACTGGGAAAGACAGAACACCTTGTTGCGTATTCCTTTGGCAAAACACATTCCCTGACGCCTTTTCTTCACGTGCTTCTGAATAACCTGATGGCGCAACCGGAAGATATTCAATCACATCACACCAGCGTCCTTTACAGGCAGCTCCTTGAGCTCCTTACCGTGATCGTCTCAGATGAATGCAAAGCAAAAAGATCGCCCCGTTCATCCGCAGGACTGTTGCTTCAGATTAAAATAATGATAGAACAGCAGCTTTCGGATACCACGCTGTCAGTATCAAGAATTGCTGAATCGTTCAGTATTTCACCGCGTTATCTGAGTATGCTCCTGAAAAGTGACGGTACCACCTTTGGCCGTTATGTTCTTACTCAGAGGCTGAATAAAGCTTCACTGGCTTTGAAATCCCCCGTGTATTCAGATATACCCATCAGCCAGATTGCATGGAAGTATGGGTTCAATGATATGGCTTATTTTTCTCGTGTATTCAGGGCAAAATTCAGCTACTCACCAACGGAGTACCGTCATCAGGCTGGCAACACTTAG